Proteins from a genomic interval of Ferrovibrio terrae:
- a CDS encoding FAD-dependent oxidoreductase, with product MTRRRKRIVIVGTGVAGSIMADGLRKLENAEVICLERATTEDHAEAGTGLNVGPNAIKALTLYHPELARTLLAESLPWESWRIELTGGRELMHLPLREVADNPGVRIRWAMLYQLLRQPVRDCVRFGVEAAAVRYARAGETGPIVLETVDRDARTDKIDGIDLLVGGDGRYSKVRQAFWGAPKPTMIGVCIFRLLLNEARPDLVDDYGQWFNGPNRLLAFRVPGDSTYISGSFPIPLDSDVSDDIKNADSLRQLYTPPEGLSAKCAFLVDAICNNVAHIHWARLQEAPVEFCDRHGRILLLGDAAHPMVPTLGQGGTQAIEDACIALDELRRAFAAPGEADIAAALRRIEARRLPRVQFAAGFSRDATDTMLAGADPVTGTLAKTSPEFRAKLARLYRDVSAA from the coding sequence ATGACCAGACGCCGCAAACGCATCGTCATCGTCGGCACCGGGGTCGCCGGCAGCATCATGGCGGATGGCCTGCGCAAGCTGGAGAATGCCGAAGTCATCTGCCTTGAACGGGCCACGACCGAAGACCACGCGGAAGCGGGAACCGGCCTCAATGTCGGTCCGAACGCCATCAAAGCGCTGACGCTCTATCACCCAGAGCTCGCGCGAACGCTGCTTGCTGAAAGCCTGCCCTGGGAAAGCTGGCGCATCGAACTCACCGGTGGCCGCGAACTGATGCATTTGCCGTTGCGTGAAGTGGCAGACAATCCCGGCGTCCGCATCCGATGGGCGATGTTGTACCAGCTGCTGCGCCAGCCGGTGCGTGATTGCGTCCGCTTCGGCGTCGAAGCCGCTGCGGTACGGTATGCCCGTGCCGGTGAAACCGGGCCGATCGTGCTCGAAACGGTCGATCGCGACGCCCGCACTGACAAGATCGACGGCATCGACCTGCTAGTCGGCGGCGATGGCCGCTACTCGAAAGTGCGGCAGGCCTTCTGGGGCGCGCCCAAGCCGACCATGATCGGCGTCTGCATCTTCCGCCTGCTGCTGAACGAAGCCCGTCCTGACCTGGTGGACGACTATGGCCAGTGGTTCAACGGCCCCAACCGGCTGCTCGCCTTCCGCGTTCCGGGCGACAGCACCTATATCTCTGGCTCCTTCCCGATCCCGCTCGACTCCGATGTTTCCGACGACATCAAGAATGCAGACAGCCTGAGGCAGCTATACACGCCGCCGGAAGGGCTCAGCGCGAAATGCGCATTCCTTGTCGACGCCATCTGCAACAATGTCGCGCATATCCACTGGGCCCGCCTGCAGGAAGCACCGGTGGAATTCTGCGATCGACACGGACGCATCCTGCTGCTGGGCGACGCCGCCCACCCGATGGTGCCCACGCTTGGACAGGGCGGCACACAGGCCATCGAAGATGCATGCATCGCGCTGGACGAACTGCGACGCGCATTCGCCGCCCCGGGCGAAGCCGACATTGCCGCCGCGCTGCGGCGGATCGAGGCGCGCCGGTTGCCGCGCGTGCAGTTCGCCGCCGGCTTTTCGCGGGATGCCACCGATACGATGCTGGCCGGCGCCGACCCGGTGACGGGGACGCTGGCGAAAACCTCGCCGGAATTTCGCGCGAAGCTGGCGCGGCTTTACAGGGATGTCTCGGCCGCCTGA
- a CDS encoding ABC transporter permease: protein MLLVAVWWLATVLKVADPVLLPPPQKALQALIDGLVGGPLLFDFGQTIYRTVLSFLIASAIAIPLGVMLGAAEKLYRSVEFVIDFFRSTPASAVFPLFLVLFGVGDKTKIAVAAFGASLVILFNVAYGVMNARKTRVLAAKVMGASRLRVLVDVYLWESLPQTFIGMRNGISLSLVIIVVAEMFIGSSNGIGYRLIEAQMLFEMPTMYAAIFAAGALGYGMNWVFLTIEKTFVHWGGK from the coding sequence GTGCTGCTGGTCGCCGTCTGGTGGCTGGCAACAGTGCTGAAGGTTGCCGATCCCGTACTGCTACCGCCGCCGCAGAAAGCGTTGCAGGCACTCATCGATGGGCTGGTCGGCGGCCCGCTGCTGTTTGATTTCGGCCAGACGATCTACCGCACCGTGCTGTCCTTCCTGATCGCATCGGCTATCGCCATTCCTCTGGGGGTCATGCTCGGCGCGGCGGAGAAACTGTATCGCTCGGTCGAATTCGTGATCGATTTCTTCCGTTCCACCCCCGCTTCTGCGGTATTTCCGCTTTTCCTGGTACTTTTCGGCGTTGGCGACAAGACCAAAATTGCGGTGGCCGCCTTCGGCGCCTCCCTGGTGATCCTGTTCAACGTCGCCTACGGCGTCATGAATGCCAGGAAGACAAGGGTGCTTGCCGCCAAGGTGATGGGGGCAAGCCGGCTGCGCGTGCTGGTCGATGTCTATCTCTGGGAGTCCCTGCCCCAGACTTTCATTGGCATGCGCAATGGTATTTCTCTGTCGCTGGTCATCATTGTCGTTGCCGAAATGTTTATTGGTTCAAGCAACGGCATCGGGTATCGCCTGATCGAGGCGCAGATGCTGTTTGAAATGCCGACCATGTATGCCGCGATCTTCGCCGCCGGCGCCCTGGGCTACGGCATGAACTGGGTATTCCTCACCATCGAGAAAACCTTTGTCCACTGGGGCGGCAAATGA
- a CDS encoding ABC transporter ATP-binding protein yields the protein MLAGAKAAIRLVKGEPVAASAAAHSQPQEPSYRWFPPGTHITVRGLSKRFGDSQLYQNFDLDLPRGKVVSVFGPNGCGKSTIINMIAGLMPVDAGEILFDGKTIEETRIGYVFQNYREALFPWLRAIDNIHYPLKLMKLSRREREERVERLLSRFQVKIDFNRYPYELSGGQQQTVSIMRSLVMEPEVLFLDEPFSALDYEMTLFMRDQMQKAFMETNTTMVIVSHDLEEAVYLADYVLLLTRRPTRIADFVEVPLPRPRSADTLSDPKFVQIKSHCLEIFRREAKL from the coding sequence ATGCTGGCAGGTGCAAAGGCAGCGATCAGGCTGGTGAAGGGCGAACCGGTGGCTGCCTCGGCTGCGGCGCATTCGCAGCCACAGGAACCCTCTTATCGCTGGTTCCCGCCTGGCACACACATCACTGTGCGCGGCCTGTCGAAACGGTTCGGCGACAGCCAGCTCTACCAGAACTTCGATCTCGACCTGCCGCGCGGCAAGGTCGTGTCGGTGTTCGGCCCCAATGGCTGCGGCAAGAGCACGATCATCAACATGATCGCCGGCCTGATGCCGGTGGATGCAGGAGAAATTCTCTTCGATGGCAAAACCATCGAAGAAACCCGCATCGGCTATGTCTTCCAGAACTACCGCGAAGCGTTATTCCCCTGGCTGCGCGCCATCGACAATATCCACTATCCGCTCAAGCTGATGAAGCTGAGCCGGCGGGAACGCGAAGAACGCGTCGAGCGCCTGCTGTCGCGCTTCCAGGTCAAGATCGACTTCAACCGCTACCCCTACGAGTTGTCCGGCGGGCAGCAGCAGACCGTGTCGATCATGCGCTCCCTGGTCATGGAGCCAGAGGTCCTGTTCCTCGACGAGCCCTTCTCGGCACTGGATTACGAGATGACCTTGTTCATGCGGGACCAGATGCAGAAAGCCTTCATGGAAACCAATACCACCATGGTGATCGTGAGCCACGATCTCGAGGAAGCTGTCTATCTGGCCGACTATGTCCTGCTGCTGACCCGGCGCCCGACGCGGATCGCCGACTTCGTGGAGGTTCCGCTGCCGCGGCCACGCAGCGCGGATACCTTGTCCGACCCGAAATTCGTGCAAATCAAGAGCCATTGCCTGGAGATTTTCCGTCGGGAGGCCAAGCTGTGA
- a CDS encoding ABC transporter substrate-binding protein: MKYRRDILKTALLATAALATAMWSAGAMAADKVKVGVFPVSSALPYFVAAERGYFKEQGIDAEMVKLMGAPPIVQGMLTNDLDAGANLVTVDGMNGNTKKEGLLYYMSLYGQNKFAQMEQFVAKNGIDAKSVKDLKGTAKKIMSAPGAGNMAMARAVLGAVGMKEGTDYTLTELAMNLHADAMKAGTFDAGYTLEPNATVMNKSGAANTVEAGVVSKYIIGREEAYAYMAGGAITGKMLRERPDVARRFTAAWRKALKDIEQDPTTRELLKGNTFTPPELAMTIPLPRMMMVDQLSAQDKKDFQKVIDFTIESGVIKDKIDTSKYLVSPDRKAAS; this comes from the coding sequence ATGAAATATCGTCGTGATATCCTGAAAACCGCACTCCTTGCCACGGCGGCGCTGGCGACCGCCATGTGGAGCGCGGGGGCGATGGCAGCCGACAAGGTCAAGGTCGGCGTTTTCCCGGTTTCGTCTGCGCTGCCGTATTTCGTCGCGGCCGAGCGCGGCTATTTCAAGGAGCAGGGTATCGACGCCGAAATGGTCAAGCTGATGGGCGCGCCACCGATCGTGCAGGGCATGCTGACCAACGACCTGGATGCCGGCGCCAACCTGGTGACCGTCGACGGCATGAACGGCAACACGAAGAAAGAAGGCCTGCTCTACTACATGTCGCTCTATGGGCAGAACAAGTTCGCGCAGATGGAGCAGTTTGTTGCCAAGAACGGAATTGACGCGAAGTCGGTCAAGGACCTCAAGGGCACGGCCAAGAAGATCATGTCGGCGCCGGGGGCAGGAAACATGGCCATGGCCCGCGCGGTGCTCGGCGCGGTGGGCATGAAGGAAGGCACGGATTATACGCTGACCGAACTTGCGATGAACCTGCATGCCGACGCTATGAAGGCGGGCACCTTCGATGCCGGATATACGCTGGAACCGAATGCCACCGTGATGAACAAGAGCGGCGCTGCCAATACGGTTGAAGCAGGCGTGGTGTCGAAATACATCATCGGCCGCGAGGAGGCCTATGCCTATATGGCGGGCGGCGCCATCACGGGCAAGATGCTGAGAGAGCGTCCTGATGTCGCGCGGCGCTTCACGGCGGCCTGGCGCAAGGCGTTGAAGGATATCGAGCAGGATCCCACGACGCGCGAACTGCTGAAGGGCAACACGTTCACACCGCCCGAACTTGCCATGACCATTCCGCTGCCGCGCATGATGATGGTCGACCAGCTTTCGGCACAGGATAAGAAGGACTTCCAGAAGGTCATCGACTTCACCATCGAATCCGGTGTGATCAAGGACAAGATCGATACCTCAAAGTATCTCGTGAGCCCTGACCGGAAAGCCGCAAGCTGA